The Phyllobacterium zundukense genome contains the following window.
TCTCCGCCCTTGCAGGACATATCTTGCCGCCGCTGGTAACGCTGGCGTTTCTGCTGGTTCTTTGGGAAGTCATCTGCTCCTCGCCAACGGCGAGTGTTCCCCCGCCGTCGCGCGTTGTATCCGAAACCTGGGAATTGATTGTCCATCCATTCTATGTTGGGCAAGGCGTTGACCAGGGTCTGTTCTGGCACATCTTCGCCAGTCTCAAGCGCGTGGCCCTCGGTTATTGCCTTGCGGCAATCGCAGGGATCGCTCTTGGTGCGCTGGTGGGCCAGAGCGACTGGGCGATGCGCGGTCTTGATCCGATCTTCCAGGTTTTGCGCACCGTTCCACCACTTGCTTGGCTGCCGCTATCATTGGCAGCCTTCAAGGACGGTAGTCCCTCCGCAATTTTCGTGATTTTCATCACGGCCATCTGGCCGATCATCATCAATACGGCGGTTGGTATCCGCAATATTCCGCAGGATTACCGGAACGTTGCAAGGGTGCTGCGTCTCAATCAGTTCGAGTACTTCACCAAGATCATGATCCCGGCGGCCGCACCATACATCTTCACGGGTTTGCGTATCGGTATCGGTCTGTCCTGGCTCGCCATTGTCGCTGCCGAAATGCTCATTGGTGGTGTCGGCATCGGCTTCTTCATCTGGGACGCGTGGAACTCCTCGCGCATAAGCGACATCATTCTCGCGCTCATCTATGTCGGCATCGTTGGCTATCTGCTTGATCGCGCAATTGCGTCCATTGCCAAAGTCGTCACCCGCAACACGCTCAGCGCCTGAAGGAAATAATCATGTCAAAACCCTATCTCTCGCTCGAACAGATCGACATGGTGTTCAGTCGCGGTGGTGCGAGCACACAAGTTCTGAACCAGGTCTCTCTCGACGTCGACAAAGGTGAGTTCATATCGATTATCGGCCATTCCGGTTGCGGGAAATCGACGCTGCTCAACATCGTGGCGGGCTTGACAGAGGCAACACGCGGCGTGGTGCTTCTTGAGGGGGCTGTCGTCGATGCACCGGGACCGGACCGGGCGGTGGTGTTTCAGAACCATTCTCTGCTTCCCTGGCTGACAGTTTATGAGAACGTCAAACTGGCTGTGGACAAGGTTTTCTCAGGTATGAAAAGCCGGGCCGAGCGGCATGAGTGG
Protein-coding sequences here:
- the ntrB gene encoding nitrate ABC transporter permease is translated as MNPQKQPHTQAKVVTLSTPRSSVARRRFPQWLSALAGHILPPLVTLAFLLVLWEVICSSPTASVPPPSRVVSETWELIVHPFYVGQGVDQGLFWHIFASLKRVALGYCLAAIAGIALGALVGQSDWAMRGLDPIFQVLRTVPPLAWLPLSLAAFKDGSPSAIFVIFITAIWPIIINTAVGIRNIPQDYRNVARVLRLNQFEYFTKIMIPAAAPYIFTGLRIGIGLSWLAIVAAEMLIGGVGIGFFIWDAWNSSRISDIILALIYVGIVGYLLDRAIASIAKVVTRNTLSA